A window of Flavobacterium flavigenum contains these coding sequences:
- a CDS encoding LytR/AlgR family response regulator transcription factor: MKLNCVVVDDSSIQRAIIAKLVNNHPGLHLIGDFSNAIEAKSCMSLNNIDLIFLDIEMPVINGFDFLDGLKSKPQIIFITSKAEYALKAFDYDATDYLQKPIAVERFNASVKRAIDMHILKKEVKEEEGEHIFIKSNLKKLKIFTSKIKWIEAFGDYVRVVTEDDSNLVLSTMKSFENDLSKEKFIRVHKSYIINIDKVERFNSKFAEIGITKIPLSRNKKEDLVRALSTP; this comes from the coding sequence ATGAAACTAAACTGTGTTGTTGTAGATGATAGTTCTATACAGAGGGCAATTATTGCAAAATTAGTCAACAATCATCCTGGTTTACACCTGATTGGTGATTTTTCTAATGCAATTGAGGCAAAAAGTTGTATGTCTTTAAACAATATCGATTTAATATTTCTGGATATTGAAATGCCTGTTATTAACGGCTTTGACTTTCTTGATGGTTTAAAATCAAAACCTCAGATCATATTTATTACTTCTAAAGCTGAATATGCATTGAAGGCTTTTGACTATGATGCAACAGATTATCTTCAAAAACCTATAGCCGTTGAGCGTTTTAATGCTTCTGTGAAAAGGGCAATTGACATGCATATACTTAAGAAAGAAGTAAAGGAAGAAGAAGGCGAACACATTTTTATCAAAAGCAACCTTAAGAAACTTAAAATTTTCACATCAAAAATCAAATGGATTGAAGCATTTGGAGATTATGTAAGGGTTGTTACTGAAGATGACAGCAATTTGGTATTATCAACAATGAAATCTTTTGAGAATGATTTATCAAAAGAAAAATTTATCCGTGTTCATAAATCATATATTATTAACATTGATAAAGTGGAACGCTTCAACAGCAAATTTGCAGAAATTGGCATCACTAAGATTCCACTTAGCCGAAACAAAAAAGAAGATTTAGTAAGAGCGTTGTCAACGCCGTAA